A genomic window from Helicobacter suis HS1 includes:
- a CDS encoding outer membrane family protein — protein MGDIFIYSGVVCLRRYILSVSFWIIPLLATEITLKPFGYLGLIYNQGVQHSPHSYVGFDARVGTDFSFNNGWSFGIGAIGAWNVWNRNKKFQPILSIGNVLGSVNMQSSTRPYLSMGDISDAYVRYDTKRLKFALGRFNTNFVDFDWIQGNIQGASLFIHRNDFKYWGVFMDSMLYNGYQGNDLQGPRIATGINALASYDPVSKKMYVGGEVVALGMGYEHKSFKISPFFLADSKLPMTNTALIQVGFKFQYYTKLPKGFQSHTIVHGIYQHGNTDATRYNDQAGLFMIDQTFLYKILNFGLGFYAVPAPNQKGFFWSFNDKTKFYGRGINSIGVPAIYFANATMTGYLFGGLKTKRVRMDAMVAFGDYQEYSLMTNYKIWQSKQMALDAGIGYVYSYSSKVKSNIGNSSLVLFTKFSY, from the coding sequence AGCCACAGAAATCACGCTTAAGCCCTTTGGGTATTTAGGTCTGATTTATAATCAGGGTGTGCAACACTCCCCGCATAGTTATGTGGGTTTTGATGCACGGGTGGGAACGGATTTTTCCTTTAATAACGGGTGGTCTTTTGGAATTGGAGCGATTGGGGCGTGGAATGTGTGGAATCGCAATAAAAAATTCCAGCCTATTTTAAGTATTGGAAATGTTTTAGGTAGCGTAAACATGCAAAGCAGTACACGCCCTTATTTAAGCATGGGGGATATTTCAGATGCCTATGTTAGATACGACACCAAGCGGCTTAAATTTGCTCTAGGGCGTTTTAATACCAACTTTGTAGATTTTGATTGGATTCAGGGCAATATACAGGGGGCTAGTTTATTCATTCACCGCAATGATTTTAAGTATTGGGGTGTTTTTATGGATTCAATGCTCTATAATGGCTATCAAGGCAATGATTTACAAGGCCCTCGTATTGCTACTGGCATTAATGCCTTAGCCTCTTATGATCCTGTGTCTAAGAAAATGTATGTGGGTGGAGAAGTGGTAGCTCTTGGAATGGGCTATGAACACAAGAGTTTTAAAATTTCTCCTTTTTTCCTAGCCGATTCTAAACTACCCATGACAAACACCGCACTCATTCAAGTAGGGTTTAAATTCCAGTACTACACCAAATTACCCAAAGGTTTTCAATCCCATACCATTGTGCATGGCATTTACCAGCATGGCAATACCGATGCAACTAGATATAATGATCAAGCAGGGCTTTTTATGATCGATCAAACTTTTTTATACAAGATTTTAAATTTTGGCTTGGGTTTTTATGCTGTACCGGCTCCCAATCAGAAAGGCTTTTTTTGGTCTTTTAATGATAAAACTAAATTCTATGGACGGGGCATTAACTCTATTGGCGTACCGGCTATTTATTTTGCTAACGCCACTATGACAGGTTACTTATTTGGAGGGTTAAAAACTAAGCGCGTAAGAATGGATGCAATGGTGGCCTTTGGAGACTATCAAGAATATTCGCTCATGACTAATTATAAAATTTGGCAATCTAAACAAATGGCTTTAGATGCGGGTATTGGGTATGTGTATTCTTATTCCTCTAAAGTCAAAAGCAATATTGGCAATTCCTCTTTAGTGCTTTTTACAAAGTTTTCTTATTAA